The Gossypium hirsutum isolate 1008001.06 chromosome D02, Gossypium_hirsutum_v2.1, whole genome shotgun sequence region TGCACCAATAGGCCTAGGATTTCCTTTTGATGCACcatcaaactcaagaatacaagaTTGCTGCCATAAAGACACAAGTACAGGCATCAAAATTTCTTTTCCATAAGGAAACATGGCATTGGTTCAAAGAAGTTGTTGCAATGAAATTACCAGCCTTTCTAAATAAAGCTGAGCCATAAGCACGCACGTGTGGCAGGCAGTTCATGAGAGAGTAAAATTGCTCCGCACTGCCTAAATTTCTAGAGTGAAAACAAATATTATGGATGATAAGAAATGTGAATGGATTGATTTTTTCAaggattaagtcctttttctagCTAAACAAACAAGACTTTTTTTCGCCCTTTTTGAAGTTACAACTAACTAATTATATCAACAATTCCGAGAAGAATCAATCATTACAAGCATTGAACTGAATAACTTAATTCCACTCAAACTAACTAGGTAGTTAGCTTACACATAATTCTCACAGGGTGGCACTCGAACTTGGGCACTCAAGGCCTCAATCTTTGCCACCACAACCAGGCCTCATTGGCAGCTAAACAAACAAGTTTCGACTTTCGGTTTCCAAAAGAAAGCAATGTTTTTAGTATACAATTCCATCTAATATCTGAACAAGATTCACTACATGGTTATCACAGTTCTATTAGTGAATCTAACAATACAAAGTTCTTAAATGGCCCACATGCAAACCAAACTCCCAAGTAATGTTCTgatcatacatacatacatatgcctatatatatacacatatacacaacAATCAAAACATCAGTACCTGTGTAATTATAACAGTACATGCCCCAGCAGCAACACCAACAATCAAATTTGCTTTAGTCCCAATAGTCTTGTTTCCAGTTTTCTTCAAGTACAGCCTTTTAAAGAAGCTATATCCATAAAAATAGATGAACTGTGAAATAAAAGACTGCAAATTTTTGGTCCCAAGACCTTGGTACAATGAAAGAACTTGACCGTTAGCTATAGCTTCCCACAAAACATCAGCAGTGTTCCTGTATGAACTAATTCATATATATCAAAACACCAAATCAAAGTAGCTCTGTAATTCTAGAACTGCAACAAATTATGACTAAATTACTGAAAACAAGTcaaacccaaataaaaaattctcaaaaaattAAACTTCCCAATTCTAAATCATTTAGTCTTTCAATAAAACCCCAAAcaaccattttaaaaaaataggtggTTTAATtctaattatgattaaattactGAAAACAAGtcaaacccaaataaaaaaattctcaaaaaattAAACTTCCCAATTCTATTGATATTCCGAATTGTTTGTAGCATTTCATGTTTAATCATTTCTATTGATAAGCCCTCCcccaaaaacataataattttgtCATCTGCTTTTTCAGCAATGGAGACTTTCATAGCAATAGCTAAAGGAGCGAAATAAACCCTAGGTAGGAAATCGAGAAAGAAAGCCAAAGACAAAAAAGGGAAGAGCCAAGGAATGAGATATATTGttaaaacataccattaccaatgtAAGAGCTGGAAACAGAGATGAATTGGAAGTAGCCTTCTTGTGCTGATATTCACGCCGGAGAGATGGAAAAAAAAGGAAACGTAGAGATGCAGAAGCAGAAGATGAAGCTGAgggcaaaaattgaaaaatgagaaaaagaaaatcagaacAGAGGGAAGGAATAACTGAACGCTGCTTTTGCAAGGGAATAGAAATCGACCAATTTTGGGAATACACACATAATGTAATAAGCCCGTAATAGGgaattacacccaaccaaacttATGATTAGGTAGGGCCCATGGAATAGGGTTGTAATGGCATAGTCATTACATCCAACCAAATATGCTGTTAGTGCTTAGGTTAAAAATTGACcctttatttaacaaaacaaatactTAAGTTTTTTGGGCTacttagaaaaataatttttgaaagtttacattaaattaaattcttaggAAAGACTAGAGGGGTCACAGATGGTCCCACTTAAGTCTCAATTTcctaggtaaaattttaattaatgtaatgacctaataatttttttaatctaggtctaccattttattcaaatgagaaaaaaactaaaaatatacaataatgatagagaaagtgaagagaactccctctattttatttaGGACCATCATTGACCATGGTTGTGTCAAATGGCAATTTGTCATACCAACCATACCCATATAGAAAGTAATCATATTCTTTCCCATCAAATCTGTCCAACATCTTATTAGGGAAAGAAAAACCAGAATGATATTTCCTAGTGGCATTGTTTAACTTCCTGTAATTCCTACAAATCCTCCAACCCATGACTCGAATATATGAAATAATCCATCCAATACCTTCTTTTTCCTTTCCAAAACCATAAGTACCTCTTCTTATTGATCTTTGGTGAACTCAATTGAAATAATGACAGATAAAGTCAAAGACAAACCCAAATAGTCATATTTCAAATGAGGAGACAAAATCTTTAGTTCCAATTCAGCTGGCTCTTCAATCAACAACTTTGGTTGCGTATACTCCCGAGATGATAACTTTAATGATTCGAATGGAACTTCTTGAGTGAATTCCTTCAAATTAGCTTCTAAAAAAGCCAAACATTCATTGTCTTCATCATCACTTGGCGAATCTGCTAGTAGAATATGTTCTAACGGATTGTTTAAATATTTGAGCTCCAATTCTGTAGAAGCCAGCGATTCCATCTTGGAAATAGAAGAGCAATCTTCAACTACATCTGGAGATTTAGTAGCAtcgaagtaattaaaagttaccTCGTCATCAAAGATTTCTTTCAATTGAGTATCCTTTTGCTGCTTCTAGAACTGTTGAGGAAATGACAGTGGTGGAATCTTAGCTTTAACTGGACAACTCTTCTATGGAAATTTTATTGCATTTAACAAGGGTGTTAAATAAGTAGAACTAATTGGTTTAGAGTTTACCTCATCAAGGATCACTAAATCTGACTTCTTTAAAATAGGagtttcaacactcggttgaacttcctctttGTCTTGAGCTACAACAGGCTCATCTTGAACCTCAACCACCTTGGGCTCCAATGTTTTTCCATTTGGCAAAGTGACTACTTTACAATGTTCTTTGCAGGAAATTCTTGGATTTTTTGTGTCGTTCGGCCAAATACCATGGGGTCTGCTTTTGAGCTCATTGGCTAGCTATCCCACTTGGTTTCCTGAATTCTTCaatgttgctgcttggctttggattagtTCATCATTCTTCTCTATGTATGCCTTTAGCAAATTCTCAAGATTACTTGAAGATTCAGTTTGTGGGTGTTTTTGCACTTGTTAAGAATATTCTAATAGATAATTTGGTCGATATGGCATAGAAGAGTCGCTATGGTCCACCCATTGATTACTCCATAGAGAAATTGGATGATTTTGCCATGAGGAGTTGTAAGAATTTGATTGCGAAccattccaattctgatttcccatgtaatattttGACTTTTGACTCAATGGGCAATTTTCAAAGAAATTACCATCTCCACAATATTCACAAGAAATATTCTCGAACTGGTTCAGCTATTGACCTGTTAAATTACCATTAAAACCATTAACAATTATGTTCTTAAGCATAGAAGACAAAGAGGATACTTGGGCTACCAAAGAAGCAATTGTGTCTGTTTCATGTACTCCTGCTACTCGGCATCGTTATAAGATTTAGAAAGAAGGACTCCATTTGTCGAAGCATCCACCATAATTCTAGTATGAATGTTGAAACCAATATAGAAAGTTTCCATTTGAACACAGTAAGGAATGCCATGATAAaggcactttcgtaataacttCTTGAACTGCTCCTATGCCTTAGATAAACATACTTTGTCAAGTTGCTGAAATGAAGTAATTTCATCAGAGATGGAAGAAAGTATTTCATTAAGAAACGTTCAATCAACTCTTGCCATGTAGTTTTAGAACCTGACGGTAGGGAGTTCAACCACGCTCATGCTTTATCTCTTGAGTAGTATGGAAATAATCTCAATCTCATGGTGTCTTCGGTCACCCTAAATAGTTTAAATGAGTCACTCACTTCCATGAATAGCAGAAGATGAAAATATGGATCTTCAGTAGGAATCCCactaaattgactcatattttgCAACATTTAGAACATGACTGGCTTTTGTTCAAACTGCGGtgcctcaattttgggtctcacaatactcgaaTTAAGCTTAGTGAAGAGAGGAATGACATATTGTCGAATGTCGCAATTTTGTTTAGCGGCAACAATGATCGGATTGTAAGTATTATAAGCGAATGCTCCTCCTTcattttggttttgattttaaaaattcatctCTTCGGTCTTTCTTTGGTTCACTTGTCTTCTCCTTTGTCTGAAAGTCCTTTCAATTTGATGGTCGACGAGGAGTAAGTCAATAATTTGataaatactcataaacacctaaaacaaacacaaaaagtattggaattaaaatttaataaaaaatagaccaaaatgcaaaattaacaatttcacaaacaatgtcttttaaaacagtcctcgacaatggcgccaaaaacttggaacgacggaaatgtgcaagtgtacacaatcatatcaagtaataaagtgacaagtaaatgtcaagttattgtACCCACAAGGAATTTTGAATAAGTAACAACATAGtcctatattgaaacaatttaatcacaataatcttgcaagttatgcaaggttaGTGACTGTTTAATACAATCGCTAGTTTAACCTTTAGCTACCTCAAAAGATTAAACATGCATCAATTAAATactatgtcaattaattacaatttcaatacgattaataattaattcatttgttaccttactattataatgtaaatataacATAGGCAtgcttttctttaattaaacaaattaccAAGGCATAATAACAACACGAACATGATTATAATAATTTAAGTGTACAAAATGCaatcaatgtaacaccctaaacccggcctagacgttatggtcgaatttggagatgtcacaaagaagggttttgaaaataGAGTTAATTCGATAAAGCTTTGTAATCCTTATTCGTTTATAGCTATTACtaaaaatgttatttaatcaattcattttcCCAAAACATGATTTATAGTAGAAGTCTTAGAATtcgttatatttaaaaaaaatcctgtTCGTACTTTCAGAAAacctttattttagtaaaaaccatgtttttagccaaccatcaaaaataaagaatccaaatccaaaataaaCCAAATAGTCCAGAGAGTCCATTAATTACAAAACTCCCAGAAATAatcattaactaaataaaaaccATTATTTATAGTCAGTTTACAAACTTGTGGTCACCGTGAGACTCCGCTGCACCGATTCGCCTAagtttgtggattacctgaacaaaatAGACAAACggatgtgagttttcataaactcagtgtaACCCAAAAGAAATAGACATGTTATACATAAAAAAATCACATATACGATTAGATTCGGATTTGGACTTGAGTCCT contains the following coding sequences:
- the LOC107908276 gene encoding uncharacterized protein — its product is MGWRICRNYRKLNNATRKYHSGFSFPNKMLDRFDGKEYDYFLYGYGWYDKLPFDTTMVNDASSSASASLRFLFFPSLRREYQHKKATSNSSLFPALTLVMISSYRNTADVLWEAIANGQVLSLYQGLGTKNLQSFISQFIYFYGYSFFKRLYLKKTGNKTIGTKANLIVGVAAGACTVIITQQSCILEFDGASKGNPRPIGAAAVLKTDAGNVEHGVDQADLIAFLLELSFHTPGETLTGRDIPSLYVTLRDADGGTKEPLILCRGVDVGREVAGHDVASG